A genome region from Candidatus Binatia bacterium includes the following:
- a CDS encoding response regulator: protein MAHETILLVEDNPVNRRLAEFLLRSNGYKVIEAANAEEAFELLKVEHPALVVMDIQLSGIDGLEATRRIKADPATANIPVLAVTSYAMKGDREKALQAGCAAYITKPIDKTAFIQEITALLAKKADAGRE, encoded by the coding sequence ATGGCGCATGAAACCATTCTGTTGGTGGAAGACAACCCGGTGAACCGGCGTCTGGCGGAGTTTCTCCTGCGCTCGAACGGCTATAAAGTCATCGAAGCGGCCAACGCGGAAGAGGCGTTTGAGCTGCTCAAGGTCGAGCATCCGGCGCTCGTCGTCATGGATATCCAGCTCTCCGGCATCGATGGGCTCGAAGCGACCAGACGAATCAAAGCGGACCCCGCGACCGCGAACATTCCCGTCCTCGCGGTGACATCCTATGCCATGAAGGGCGACCGTGAGAAGGCGTTGCAAGCCGGCTGCGCGGCATACATCACGAAGCCGATCGACAAGACCGCCTTCATTCAAGAGATAACCGCGCTCCTGGCAAAAAAGGCTGACGCCGGGAGGGAATGA
- a CDS encoding sigma-54 dependent transcriptional regulator yields MMTEAKRAQVLVVDDEAASRRLLDVRLRGLACEALMASDGEEALALIQKEVPSLILLDLEMPRMKGMELLRKLRQDQLDIPVIVITAYGSIERAVEAMKEGAYDFIPKPFDPKHLEIVVLKALERQGLKRGIEVLAEETGKRYRLVIGQNANMNEAIETARKAAASKSTVLLLGESGTGKEIFARAIHAWSDRKDEPFVAINCVGLSKELLESELFGHAKGAFTGAHELKRGKIEVAQGGTLFLDEIGDVSPEVQTKLLRFLQEREFERVGGLKPISVDVRIIAATNRDLQEAINEGRFREDLYYRINVVPIFLPPLKERKEDIPTLARHFMERFSTETKKNFAAITPEAMEKIIAYDWPGNVRELANVIERAVVLGQEPMIQLADLAPGIVAVEAKTPSESVSYHEAVDGYRREVILRALAQTQGNRAAAARLLGLERSYFLRLMKSFRID; encoded by the coding sequence ATGATGACCGAGGCGAAGCGAGCGCAGGTTTTGGTCGTAGACGACGAGGCGGCTTCGCGCCGACTCCTCGACGTCCGCTTGCGCGGGCTCGCCTGCGAGGCGTTGATGGCTTCGGACGGCGAGGAGGCGCTCGCCCTAATCCAGAAGGAGGTGCCCAGCCTGATCCTCCTCGATCTTGAAATGCCGCGCATGAAGGGCATGGAGCTTCTGCGCAAGCTCAGGCAGGACCAGTTGGATATCCCCGTCATCGTTATCACCGCCTACGGATCCATCGAACGGGCGGTGGAGGCCATGAAAGAGGGCGCCTACGACTTCATCCCCAAACCGTTCGATCCGAAGCATCTCGAGATCGTCGTTCTCAAAGCGCTGGAGCGCCAGGGGCTCAAGCGCGGCATCGAGGTCCTCGCGGAAGAAACCGGGAAGCGATATCGCCTCGTCATAGGCCAAAACGCGAACATGAATGAAGCGATCGAGACCGCCCGCAAGGCGGCGGCGAGCAAGTCCACGGTTCTTCTCCTCGGCGAGAGCGGGACGGGAAAAGAGATTTTCGCCCGGGCCATTCATGCCTGGAGCGATCGGAAAGACGAGCCGTTCGTCGCGATCAATTGCGTCGGTTTGTCGAAGGAGCTGCTCGAAAGCGAGCTGTTCGGCCACGCCAAGGGAGCGTTTACCGGGGCGCACGAGCTGAAGCGAGGCAAGATTGAAGTGGCCCAGGGCGGGACGCTTTTTCTCGATGAGATCGGCGACGTCTCGCCGGAGGTGCAAACGAAGCTCCTGAGATTCTTGCAGGAGCGGGAGTTCGAGCGCGTGGGCGGGCTGAAGCCGATCTCGGTCGACGTCAGGATTATTGCGGCGACCAACCGGGACCTGCAAGAAGCGATCAATGAAGGACGCTTCCGCGAGGATCTCTATTACCGCATCAACGTCGTGCCCATATTTCTTCCTCCGTTGAAAGAGCGAAAGGAGGACATTCCAACGTTAGCGCGGCATTTCATGGAGCGGTTTTCAACCGAGACGAAAAAAAATTTCGCCGCAATAACTCCGGAGGCGATGGAGAAGATCATCGCCTACGACTGGCCGGGCAACGTGCGCGAGCTGGCCAACGTCATCGAGCGGGCGGTGGTTCTCGGCCAAGAACCGATGATCCAGCTCGCGGATCTCGCTCCCGGAATCGTCGCCGTGGAAGCGAAGACTCCATCCGAAAGCGTCTCCTATCACGAGGCCGTCGACGGCTACAGGCGAGAGGTCATTTTACGAGCCCTCGCCCAAACCCAGGGAAACCGCGCCGCCGCGGCCAGACTCCTGGGTCTTGAGAGAAGCTATTTCCTGAGACTGATGAAATCCTTCCGCATCGACTAA